The following are from one region of the Methanospirillum hungatei genome:
- a CDS encoding CAP domain-containing protein — protein MKRSQRLFFIFIIYFLFIPGSLSENESTNLSILEYEMHFTPDLSVSDLQYPQTVKTGEDVTGSIIVSNNGPVSATNVVTDFILKKDGLQGEEIIWLGSKSTEIMPPGQRGKIPFVFSIPKGLTEGDYHLEAIIQAYEQEFFTHNNRIQTSTPIKIIQGEKWKWGHTNLQIVIDSIDTNLTSPGSPLRISYSTINQNKDTAGSYQTAFILSPDKNLSSGGYRIREERAFSVLSYMNEKGSSVDLIPEYVPPGVYYLISVVDYTGMIQETDEADNIFIYSDPVTITYPDDIYSDSYADSISGYLYLKTNKYREYLGLRPLEFDDDLRKIAFDHSLDMIERSYFSHYTPEGIDPAGRAQLAGYDINRKMDDGSIRTGIAENIIRIASGHTIGKAYTGFVDPTTPEEIADVMMIEWINSPEHNKNLINPTIEKVGIGAKFDGEFFYATQNFF, from the coding sequence ATGAAACGATCGCAGCGACTATTTTTCATTTTTATTATTTACTTCCTTTTCATACCTGGTTCACTTTCAGAAAATGAATCAACCAATCTTTCGATTCTTGAATATGAGATGCATTTTACACCGGATCTTTCAGTATCTGATCTACAGTATCCGCAAACAGTAAAAACAGGAGAAGATGTAACCGGTTCAATAATCGTCTCAAATAATGGTCCAGTATCAGCCACCAATGTAGTAACAGATTTCATTCTGAAAAAAGATGGATTACAGGGTGAAGAAATCATTTGGCTGGGCAGTAAATCAACAGAAATAATGCCTCCCGGCCAGCGAGGGAAAATTCCTTTTGTTTTTTCTATACCTAAAGGACTGACTGAAGGAGATTACCATCTTGAAGCAATCATTCAGGCCTATGAACAGGAATTTTTTACTCATAACAATAGAATTCAAACAAGCACCCCCATAAAAATTATTCAGGGTGAAAAATGGAAGTGGGGACATACAAATCTTCAGATTGTAATTGATTCCATCGATACAAATCTGACCTCGCCTGGATCTCCTCTTCGAATATCCTATTCAACGATAAATCAAAACAAAGATACTGCTGGAAGTTATCAAACCGCATTTATCCTTTCACCAGATAAAAACTTATCATCAGGAGGGTATAGGATTCGTGAAGAACGAGCATTTTCTGTTCTCAGTTATATGAATGAAAAGGGTTCATCAGTTGATCTCATCCCTGAATATGTGCCTCCAGGAGTTTATTATCTCATCAGTGTTGTGGATTATACAGGAATGATTCAGGAAACAGACGAGGCTGACAATATATTCATTTATTCTGATCCAGTCACCATTACCTATCCGGATGATATTTATTCAGATTCATATGCAGATTCAATATCCGGGTATCTTTACCTCAAAACGAATAAATATAGAGAATATCTTGGTCTTCGTCCATTGGAATTTGATGATGATTTACGAAAGATTGCATTCGATCATTCTCTGGATATGATTGAGCGATCATATTTCTCCCATTATACTCCGGAAGGAATTGATCCTGCTGGTCGGGCACAACTGGCTGGATATGATATAAACCGAAAGATGGATGATGGGAGTATCAGAACAGGAATAGCAGAAAATATTATCCGTATTGCTTCAGGTCATACGATTGGAAAAGCATATACCGGATTTGTTGATCCAACAACACCGGAGGAAATTGCTGATGTGATGATGATAGAATGGATTAACAGCCCTGAACATAATAAAAATCTTATCAATCCAACAATTGAAAAAGTTGGAATCGGAGCAAAATTTGATGGAGAGTTTTTTTATGCAACCCAAAATTTTTTTTAA